The genomic region TCTCATAAAGTCACTGACTGCAATTACTGGACCCTTTTCTCGCTTTAGTTGCTTAGTTATAAATGCTGTTAATTTCTTACCTGGATTTAATAAGTTATGTCTATCAACTGTTAGTCCATCACGGCGAAGTTCATTCCAAGATGTTACTGAGTAAATACTTGCCGCAACTTTAAAATCATCATTTAAAAGCTCTTGTGCCTTAAGCGCCCAATTAACTGAAACACCAGAGGCAAGGATTGCCACCTGTTTGCGTCTGCGCTTAATAGGTTTCTTAAGCAAATAAATACCTTTTAGTAATCCTTGAACATCTAAATCCTCAGGCTCAGCCGGCTGTTGATATGGCTCGTTATAAACAGTTAAGTAGTAGTAAACATTCTCACTATTTTCACCATACATACGATTAAGACCATCTTTAACTATATGGCCTAATTCATAACCAAAAGCTGGGTCATATGAAATTACTGCTGGATTAGTTGATGCCAGCAAAATTGAATGACCATCTTCATGCTGCAGTCCTTCACCATTTAAAGTAGTACGCCCAGCAGTGGCGCCTAGTACAAAGCCTCTAACTAATTGATCACTGGCTGCCCAAAATGAGTCACCAGTTCTTTGGAAACCAAACATTGAGTAGAAAATATAAATTGGAATCATTGGTTCATCATGGGTGGCATATGAGGAGCCAACGGCGGTGAAGGAGGCTACTGAGCCCGCTTCATTAATTCCTTCATGCAAGATCACACCCTCTTTAGATTCCTTATAAGAGAGCATTAACTCTCGATCAACTGCTGTGTATCCCTGACCTTGCGGAGAGTAGATTTTAAGAGTTGGAAATAGTGAATCCATTCCAAATGTTCTTGCCTCATCTGGAATAATTGGAACTAATCTTTTACCAATGCCCGGATCTTTAAGTAAATCTTTAAGTAATCGAACAAAAGCCATAGTAGTGGCAACCTCTTGGGCGCCAGAGCCACGTTTTACCGACTCATAGCTTTCATCCTTTGGTTGCGCTAAAGGTTTAGAAACACTTCTTCTAGATGGCAAGAAGCCACCTAACTCATTTCGCCTCTGCATCATGTATGCATACTCAGGGGAAGTAACACCTGGATGACAATATGGCGGTAGTTTGGCATCTAAATCTTCATCTTTAATAGGAATTAATAGGCGATCTCTAAAGTTTTTAAGATCATCTAATGTCATCTTCTTCATCTGATGAGTTGAATTCCTTGCCTCAAAATGTGAACCAAGAGTCCAGCCTTTAATAGTCTTTGCCAAAATTACAGTCGGGCGCCCATTATGTTCACTAGCTGCCTTATATGCTGCGTATAGTTTTTGGTAATCATGCCCACCTCGTTTTAGATTCCAAATCTCATCATCACTCCAAGATGAAACCATCCCAGCAGTTCTAGGATCTCTGCCAAAGAAGTTCTCGCGCACAAATGCGCCATTTTCAGACTTATATGTTTGAAAATCTCCATCCGGAGTCTTATTCATTAAATCAACTAGCGCACCTTCTCGATCTGCTGCAAGGAGTGGATCCCATTCTCTTCCCCACACAACCTTAATTACATTCCAGCCTGCGCCACCAAAAACAGATTCAAGTTCTTGAATAATCTTGCCATTACCGCGAACTGGTCCATCTAATCTTTGCAAATTACAGTTAACAACAAAAGTTAAATTATCTAATCCCTCACGGGCTGCTAGTGAAATAGCACTTAGTGTCTCTGGTTCATCAATTTCGCCATCTCCTAAAAATGCCCAAACATTTTGATCAGAGGTATCTTTAAAACCACGAGCATGCAGATATCGATTAAATCTTGCTTGATAAATTGAATTAATTGGGCCAATACCCATTGAGACAGTTGGAAACTCCCAAAAGTTTGGCATAAGACGTGGGTGTGGATAAGAAGATAAGCCGCCACCATCATGAGATAACTCTTGGCGGAATCCATCTAATTGTTTTTCAGTTAGCCGGCCTTCCATAAATGCTCTTGCATACATACCAGGGGATGCGTGTCCTTGGAAAAATATCTGATCGCCCCCTCCTGAATGTTCTTTGCCACGGAAAAAATGATTAAAGCCAACTTCATATAAAGAAGCAGAGGAGGCATAGGTTGAAATATGTCCACCAACTCCAACACCAGGGCGCTGAGCACGGTGAACCATTACTGCTGCATTCCATCTGATGTAAGCACGAATACGTCGCTCTAGATATTCATCTCCTGGAAATTCTGGTTCAAGTGCGGGCGGAATAGTATTTATGTAATCAGTTGTGCGAAGACCGGA from Candidatus Nanopelagicus abundans harbors:
- the aceE gene encoding pyruvate dehydrogenase (acetyl-transferring), homodimeric type, with product MPVSENFKAPDHLVDQLVDTDPNESTEWQQSFDAVLKNAGPVRARYLMLSLLQRANEKNVGVSGLRTTDYINTIPPALEPEFPGDEYLERRIRAYIRWNAAVMVHRAQRPGVGVGGHISTYASSASLYEVGFNHFFRGKEHSGGGDQIFFQGHASPGMYARAFMEGRLTEKQLDGFRQELSHDGGGLSSYPHPRLMPNFWEFPTVSMGIGPINSIYQARFNRYLHARGFKDTSDQNVWAFLGDGEIDEPETLSAISLAAREGLDNLTFVVNCNLQRLDGPVRGNGKIIQELESVFGGAGWNVIKVVWGREWDPLLAADREGALVDLMNKTPDGDFQTYKSENGAFVRENFFGRDPRTAGMVSSWSDDEIWNLKRGGHDYQKLYAAYKAASEHNGRPTVILAKTIKGWTLGSHFEARNSTHQMKKMTLDDLKNFRDRLLIPIKDEDLDAKLPPYCHPGVTSPEYAYMMQRRNELGGFLPSRRSVSKPLAQPKDESYESVKRGSGAQEVATTMAFVRLLKDLLKDPGIGKRLVPIIPDEARTFGMDSLFPTLKIYSPQGQGYTAVDRELMLSYKESKEGVILHEGINEAGSVASFTAVGSSYATHDEPMIPIYIFYSMFGFQRTGDSFWAASDQLVRGFVLGATAGRTTLNGEGLQHEDGHSILLASTNPAVISYDPAFGYELGHIVKDGLNRMYGENSENVYYYLTVYNEPYQQPAEPEDLDVQGLLKGIYLLKKPIKRRRKQVAILASGVSVNWALKAQELLNDDFKVAASIYSVTSWNELRRDGLTVDRHNLLNPGKKLTAFITKQLKREKGPVIAVSDFMRSVQDQIAPWVSQPFYSLGTDGFGLSDTRGALRRHFKVDAESIAVAALSQLADEGMISKRQVMKAIEKYQINDVKAADAGNTEGSG